One window of the Acidobacteriota bacterium genome contains the following:
- a CDS encoding ABC transporter — MFAVEILGLEKIYTVGFWRKTKRVGLKSLHLEILKGEVFGFLGPNGAGKTTTLKLLMGLISPSAGTARILNQPWRDPAVRARIGFLPEQPYFYDHLTPIELLDYYGTLSGVSAADRRLRIPKLLERVGLASQGRTPLRKFSKGMLQRVGIAQAVLHEPEVVFLDEPMSGLDPVGRRQVRDFIQSLNREGKTVFFSTHILSDAEALCHRVAVLNKGELRGVSVIAELVAQNRSRFEVVWQGTAAIPAMRNFGNEIHVAGEVARTIVKESQVQTALETLRSNSAQLVSVNPVGGSLEEYFLQKLGERENVVQ; from the coding sequence ATGTTTGCTGTTGAGATCCTGGGTTTAGAGAAAATCTACACAGTCGGATTTTGGCGCAAGACGAAAAGAGTGGGTCTCAAGAGTCTTCATCTTGAGATACTGAAGGGAGAGGTCTTCGGGTTTCTTGGGCCGAATGGTGCGGGCAAAACTACAACCCTGAAGCTCCTTATGGGACTGATCTCTCCTAGTGCGGGAACGGCGCGAATTCTGAACCAGCCGTGGCGCGATCCTGCGGTTCGCGCACGCATCGGATTTCTTCCGGAGCAGCCGTATTTCTACGATCACCTTACCCCGATCGAATTGCTGGACTACTACGGGACACTCTCGGGTGTTTCGGCCGCAGATCGCCGATTGCGGATTCCCAAGCTTCTCGAGCGAGTGGGATTAGCCTCGCAAGGGCGAACCCCATTGCGGAAATTCTCGAAGGGCATGCTGCAGCGCGTGGGAATCGCGCAGGCCGTACTTCATGAACCGGAAGTTGTATTTCTGGATGAGCCAATGTCTGGTCTGGACCCGGTTGGTCGGCGTCAAGTTCGAGACTTCATCCAGTCTCTGAATCGCGAAGGCAAGACCGTCTTTTTCTCCACTCATATCCTTTCCGATGCTGAGGCTCTGTGCCATCGCGTTGCCGTTCTGAATAAAGGCGAGCTTCGCGGGGTGAGCGTGATTGCAGAGCTGGTTGCTCAAAATCGCAGCCGGTTCGAGGTGGTGTGGCAGGGCACGGCGGCGATACCCGCCATGCGGAACTTCGGCAACGAAATCCATGTCGCCGGGGAAGTTGCACGAACGATCGTGAAAGAAAGCCAAGTCCAGACCGCGCTGGAGACGCTCAGGAGCAACTCTGCGCAACTGGTTTCTGTGAATCCGGTGGGAGGATCTCTCGAGGAATATTTTCTTCAGAAGCTTGGCGAGCGGGAAAACGTCGTGCAATGA
- a CDS encoding ABC transporter permease codes for MTIRIRVIAFNTFREAVRDRVLYNLVFFALLLVAAAPLLGEISIGVQRVLLINLSLSAISIFGIVISIFVGISLVSKEIEKRTLYPVLSRPVGRGEFIFGKYCGLAGTLLLNTIAMTAGFYLALLIMTRTFTRADANVLIAIYFLFLQFIVIIALALLFSSFSSPLLSALFSLSMFVAGTFAGDLRAFAAMSHGPEGVLARAASYIVPNLASLNVITRVSHDQFIPAALVGYNTFYSLLYAAAAASGAVLIFWRRDLK; via the coding sequence ATGACAATCCGCATCCGAGTCATCGCCTTCAATACGTTCAGGGAAGCGGTACGCGACCGTGTCCTCTACAATCTCGTATTTTTCGCATTGCTGCTTGTTGCCGCAGCGCCTCTTCTGGGAGAGATCTCGATTGGCGTTCAGCGCGTTTTGCTCATCAACTTGAGTCTCAGCGCGATTTCCATTTTCGGAATCGTGATCTCTATCTTCGTCGGGATCAGTCTGGTCTCCAAAGAGATCGAAAAGCGCACGTTATATCCAGTGCTTTCGCGCCCTGTCGGGCGCGGGGAATTCATTTTCGGAAAGTACTGCGGACTCGCAGGGACTCTTCTGCTTAACACGATCGCGATGACGGCCGGTTTTTATCTGGCGCTTCTGATCATGACGCGAACTTTTACTCGTGCCGACGCCAACGTGCTGATCGCGATTTATTTTCTATTTCTGCAATTCATTGTCATCATTGCGCTCGCGTTATTGTTTTCCTCGTTCTCATCGCCTCTGCTCTCGGCGCTGTTTTCACTGTCCATGTTTGTAGCGGGCACGTTTGCCGGGGACCTCCGCGCATTCGCCGCAATGTCGCACGGCCCGGAGGGAGTTCTGGCTCGAGCCGCCTCCTATATCGTTCCCAATTTGGCCTCGCTGAATGTGATCACACGCGTATCACATGATCAGTTCATTCCTGCTGCTCTCGTGGGATATAACACATTTTACAGCCTCTTGTATGCTGCTGCGGCTGCGAGCGGCGCAGTATTGATCTTTTGGCGCAGGGACCTGAAGTGA
- a CDS encoding MFS transporter — MPLESPGFITQSAAERANQRNALMAGFLGWTLDAFDFFVLTYVLNDVARDFHRTRPDIALTLTASLAMRPVGAIIFGLLADRYGRRLPLMLDIIFYSVIEVLSGFATSYNVFLFLRLLYGIGMGGEWGVGASLTLESVPARWRGLVSGLLQEGYALGNILAAVAYFTIYPRHGWRALFFVGGLPALLSLFIRAKVKESEAWHSTRTDWGTYWLIVRRNGRRFLYLVLLMTMMNFMSHGTQDLYPTFLSHQRGYGAHATALISIITMIGAICGGLAFGAYSDWKGRRRAMITAALLGLIAIPLWILSPTTALLVAGGFAMQFMVQGAWGVIPAHINELSPGELRGFFPGFAYQLGVLCASSISYTEPKLGERFSYTASMGILAAAVLSLAALVVYLGPEAKGVPFGAPQRSG, encoded by the coding sequence ATGCCCCTCGAATCACCCGGATTTATAACGCAGAGTGCGGCGGAGCGGGCCAACCAGCGCAATGCTCTCATGGCCGGATTTCTCGGCTGGACCCTCGATGCCTTCGACTTCTTCGTTCTCACTTATGTGTTGAATGATGTCGCCCGCGATTTCCATCGCACGCGTCCTGATATCGCATTAACGCTGACGGCTAGTCTCGCAATGAGGCCAGTGGGCGCGATCATCTTTGGATTGCTCGCGGATCGTTATGGAAGACGGCTGCCCTTGATGCTCGACATCATCTTTTATTCAGTCATCGAAGTCCTTTCCGGGTTTGCGACTAGCTACAACGTGTTTTTGTTTCTGCGATTGCTGTATGGGATCGGCATGGGAGGCGAATGGGGAGTCGGAGCGTCTCTCACCCTGGAGTCGGTTCCGGCGCGCTGGCGGGGACTCGTCTCAGGTCTTCTTCAAGAAGGATATGCGCTCGGGAACATCCTCGCAGCCGTAGCCTATTTCACGATCTACCCACGACACGGCTGGCGAGCGCTCTTCTTCGTCGGCGGCCTCCCTGCCCTGCTCTCTTTGTTTATTCGCGCCAAAGTCAAAGAGTCCGAAGCATGGCATTCGACCCGTACCGATTGGGGAACATATTGGCTCATCGTCCGGCGTAATGGCCGTCGCTTCCTCTATCTAGTCCTGCTGATGACGATGATGAATTTCATGTCGCACGGCACGCAGGATTTATATCCGACGTTTCTCAGTCATCAGCGCGGATATGGGGCACACGCAACTGCGCTCATCAGCATCATCACCATGATCGGCGCTATATGCGGAGGACTCGCATTTGGAGCCTACTCCGACTGGAAAGGCCGCAGGCGCGCCATGATCACGGCCGCGCTGCTTGGTTTAATTGCGATCCCACTTTGGATCCTTTCGCCCACGACAGCGCTGTTGGTCGCCGGCGGATTTGCCATGCAGTTCATGGTGCAAGGCGCTTGGGGTGTGATTCCGGCTCATATCAACGAACTCTCGCCGGGGGAACTCCGTGGATTCTTTCCCGGATTTGCTTATCAACTTGGAGTGCTCTGCGCGTCGAGCATCAGTTACACCGAACCCAAATTGGGTGAGCGCTTTTCCTATACAGCGTCCATGGGCATTCTTGCCGCAGCAGTGCTGAGCCTCGCCGCACTCGTGGTCTATCTGGGACCGGAGGCTAAAGGCGTGCCCTTCGGAGCCCCACAAAGAAGCGGCTAG
- a CDS encoding capsular biosynthesis protein has protein sequence MKILGWSLLLFSLSACMAQAPSPTSQAQPQSQSADPDLERLIPQLQRAHQALNDWPNLGRYRDANASTPPPASGENRIVFMGDSITDGWGKGKAQFFPGKPYINRGISGQTTPQMLVRFRPDVIDLKPKLVVTLAGTNDIAGNTGSETLQNIEDNLSSMSELARANGIRVVIASVMPVCDYLKPQTQRRPPQQIVALNEWIKAYTAKNGFGYLDYYSATVDNSGMFRKELTYDCLHPNDAAYEVMQPLAEQAIAEALKK, from the coding sequence ATGAAGATTCTCGGATGGTCGCTCCTTCTCTTCTCGCTTTCTGCCTGCATGGCGCAAGCTCCATCGCCAACTTCTCAGGCGCAACCGCAATCGCAATCTGCTGATCCGGACCTGGAAAGACTAATCCCACAACTTCAACGCGCGCATCAGGCGCTGAACGACTGGCCGAATCTTGGCCGCTACCGCGACGCGAACGCGTCAACTCCGCCGCCAGCGTCCGGGGAGAATCGAATTGTATTCATGGGAGATTCGATTACCGATGGATGGGGCAAAGGTAAGGCACAATTCTTTCCGGGAAAGCCTTACATCAATCGCGGCATCAGCGGACAGACTACGCCGCAAATGCTCGTACGCTTTCGTCCCGATGTAATCGATCTCAAGCCCAAATTGGTAGTGACGCTCGCCGGAACCAATGATATCGCTGGGAATACGGGCTCTGAGACCCTCCAGAATATTGAGGATAATCTTTCGTCGATGTCGGAGTTGGCCAGAGCGAATGGCATCCGCGTCGTCATAGCGTCTGTGATGCCGGTTTGCGATTACCTTAAGCCGCAGACTCAGCGGCGGCCTCCTCAGCAGATCGTCGCGCTCAACGAATGGATCAAGGCCTACACGGCGAAGAATGGATTTGGTTATCTCGATTACTACTCAGCGACGGTCGATAACTCCGGTATGTTCAGGAAGGAACTCACCTACGACTGTTTGCATCCGAACGACGCAGCTTATGAAGTGATGCAGCCATTGGCTGAGCAAGCAATCGCCGAGGCGCTCAAGAAATAG
- a CDS encoding two-component sensor histidine kinase has product MVGSASRPFATRAICTCRWSTLRYERNSSDKMRSLFFKIFASFWICTALIFGVLIATAERPTEDQIRSAVHRGLTPAILSNAEILIHSYEDGGCKAVIESKKSVEPGRMPLDLLDTGGNFLCDNKHRKINLGTLRAPGGVEFRTIENQRFGITGLLPGRSANYVAIFELRRIELPLVRGNPFKRLGLALVISGLICALLARYLTRPITRLRAAAQKIAAGDLKARAGKGSAQLDEVGQLVQDFDLMAERLEVLIGAQQRLISDVSHELRSPLTRLKLALDLARSDSGIEHSPPLDRIEREAERLSGLVGMLLTLSRLESGDSVPASTMVHIPDLLAEIAADVEIEAQSRSCTVALDRMQECWIEGDQELLRSAFENVVRNAIRYTEPGTAVQISIKCEPNDVKIIVRDHGPGVPESELDNVFKPFYRVDTSRERRTGGVGLGLAIAERAIKLHNGKIGAGNLKEGGFQIEISLPMAVVTV; this is encoded by the coding sequence ATGGTCGGGAGCGCATCAAGACCATTCGCAACACGGGCTATATGTACGTGTCGATGGTCCACTCTCCGGTACGAGAGAAACAGCTCAGATAAAATGCGCAGCCTCTTCTTCAAAATCTTTGCGTCTTTTTGGATCTGCACCGCACTTATTTTTGGAGTACTGATCGCCACGGCGGAACGGCCAACGGAAGATCAGATCCGATCTGCCGTACATCGGGGACTCACCCCTGCAATTTTGTCTAATGCGGAGATCCTCATCCATTCGTATGAGGACGGCGGCTGCAAGGCAGTGATCGAGAGTAAGAAGTCGGTCGAGCCCGGACGCATGCCGCTCGATTTGCTCGATACAGGCGGCAATTTTCTCTGCGACAACAAACATCGGAAGATCAATCTTGGAACTCTCCGGGCTCCAGGAGGAGTCGAGTTTCGTACGATCGAGAATCAGAGGTTTGGCATTACGGGCTTGCTCCCAGGACGGTCGGCGAACTATGTGGCAATTTTCGAATTAAGGCGTATCGAGCTTCCTCTAGTTCGGGGAAATCCTTTCAAACGGCTAGGACTGGCGCTAGTCATTTCAGGTTTAATTTGCGCTTTGCTCGCACGCTACTTGACTCGACCGATCACACGCCTGCGAGCAGCCGCGCAGAAAATTGCTGCCGGCGATCTGAAAGCACGAGCTGGTAAAGGCTCCGCTCAACTCGATGAAGTCGGACAATTGGTCCAGGACTTCGACCTGATGGCTGAGCGGCTGGAGGTTCTCATTGGAGCCCAGCAGCGGCTGATCAGTGATGTTTCGCATGAGCTGCGCTCTCCGCTCACGCGATTGAAGCTCGCTCTTGATCTTGCTCGCAGCGATTCGGGAATCGAGCACTCGCCACCGCTCGACCGCATTGAACGCGAGGCAGAGAGACTTAGCGGCTTGGTGGGCATGTTGCTGACACTATCGCGCCTGGAATCTGGTGACTCTGTGCCGGCGAGCACGATGGTTCACATTCCCGATCTCCTCGCCGAGATCGCTGCCGATGTTGAAATTGAAGCGCAATCTCGCAGCTGCACTGTCGCGCTAGACCGCATGCAGGAATGTTGGATCGAGGGAGATCAGGAGCTGCTGCGCAGCGCCTTTGAGAACGTGGTTCGCAACGCGATCCGCTACACCGAACCCGGAACCGCGGTTCAGATCAGCATCAAATGCGAACCCAATGACGTAAAGATCATTGTGCGAGATCACGGACCCGGTGTACCGGAATCGGAATTGGACAATGTCTTTAAACCGTTCTATCGAGTGGACACATCCCGTGAACGCCGGACGGGCGGCGTTGGACTTGGACTCGCAATCGCAGAGCGCGCCATAAAACTTCACAACGGAAAAATCGGGGCAGGTAATCTTAAAGAGGGCGGATTTCAGATCGAGATCTCGCTCCCCATGGCAGTAGTGACCGTCTAA
- a CDS encoding DNA-binding response regulator translates to MDKILIIDDDAELCEMLSEYLRKEGFEVESVQHGARGLEKAREGNHQMVVLDVMLPGMNGFDLLRELRTTSDIPVLLLTARGDELDRIVGLEIGADDYLSKPFNARELLARIRAIGRRNAREQRGSSATKQPVQVGDVELDPGSRTITLNGKVLETTTVEFNLLEVLLRSAGNVVSRDEIASVVLGRELSPFDRSIDVHISKLRKKLGNLPNGRERIKTIRNTGYMYVSMVHSPVREKQLR, encoded by the coding sequence TTGGACAAAATCCTGATTATTGATGATGATGCGGAGCTCTGCGAAATGCTGTCGGAGTATCTGCGTAAAGAAGGGTTCGAAGTAGAAAGCGTTCAGCACGGCGCTCGCGGTTTGGAGAAAGCACGGGAAGGCAATCACCAGATGGTTGTCCTCGACGTCATGCTTCCCGGGATGAATGGCTTCGATTTACTGCGGGAGCTGCGGACAACATCCGATATTCCTGTGCTGCTTCTGACCGCGCGCGGCGATGAGCTTGATCGTATCGTCGGACTTGAAATCGGAGCTGACGACTATCTTTCGAAACCGTTCAACGCGCGCGAGTTACTGGCTCGCATTCGTGCAATCGGACGCCGAAACGCCCGAGAGCAACGCGGATCGAGCGCTACGAAGCAGCCCGTGCAAGTGGGGGACGTGGAACTCGATCCCGGATCCCGAACAATTACCCTAAACGGAAAAGTCCTGGAAACTACTACGGTAGAGTTCAATTTGCTCGAAGTTCTGCTACGATCCGCGGGCAATGTGGTAAGCCGGGATGAGATCGCTTCGGTCGTACTGGGACGGGAACTGAGTCCGTTTGATCGCAGTATCGACGTACACATCAGCAAACTGCGCAAGAAGCTCGGAAATCTCCCGAATGGTCGGGAGCGCATCAAGACCATTCGCAACACGGGCTATATGTACGTGTCGATGGTCCACTCTCCGGTACGAGAGAAACAGCTCAGATAA
- a CDS encoding peptidase translates to MKRICWLFFFVITPSLFAQRLPQTAIPSHYSLFLDPLIAQKTFTGEETIDVRVSTATKEIVLNSLDLDITEAEVKTDSSAQKAKVTYDKAQEIVRLSLPAPAPVGPAQIHLNFSGKLTEGLRGLYLSKGAHRQYAVTQFEGTYARMMFPCFDEPSFKAAFDLTVMADKGDSAISNGSIAKDEPAGDNRHRITFSTSPKMSTYLVALAIGDWQCLSRRVDGVSIRVCAEPDKTQYAAFGLDVAAHSIEFYNHWYGMKYPFGKLDMVAIPDYEWGGMENTASIFYRDTALLLGGNNASVFRRRGQAVTIAHEIAHQWFGDLVTAAWWDDIWLNEGFATWMSRKPIEAWHPEWHLEDDAAEEAQQIIGVDSLTTARAIHGNPSTSSEIKEMFDGITYEKGAAVLRMLESYIGPETFREGVNAYLAAHVNGNATSADFWQAEAQASGKPIDKIMATFVLQPGVPLLSLSTSCNNGSDTLELKQQRFFVSPERLEAASNETWQMPVCTKSNKDAGGTCSLMTQPQQAVPSSSCADWVFGNRDAKGYYRVAYAPRDLKKVADAAEQRLNVPERIALVEDTWALARAGKTSVAAFLDLAKQLRSDENRHVVASLTRHLEYVGDSLVPSSQEISYKAVVRAQFAPLAKTLGWSARPSDTDEQKVLRANLLATLGSAADPDAVAAARKIVDEYMQNPASVDGTISGNAFAVAAENGDSASYDQLSSALAKAKTSDEYNHYLYALAAFRDPNLSQRTVALVDQGKVRQQEYPRFFGALLSNPAAREAAWKYLKDHWDSMAQKVTSFGGAGAVSALGNSCSAEMSEDVKQFFANHPAPGAQRAVQQSVEQIDGCIDFQRRQSGNFQNWLRNRS, encoded by the coding sequence ATGAAGCGCATCTGCTGGCTGTTCTTTTTTGTAATTACCCCCTCCTTGTTCGCTCAGCGCCTTCCTCAGACTGCTATTCCGAGTCATTACTCGCTCTTCCTTGATCCTCTCATCGCGCAAAAAACCTTCACTGGTGAAGAAACAATCGATGTGCGTGTAAGCACGGCGACGAAGGAGATCGTTCTCAACTCGCTCGATCTCGACATTACCGAGGCGGAGGTCAAGACAGACAGCTCAGCGCAGAAGGCCAAAGTGACGTACGACAAAGCGCAGGAGATCGTGCGGCTCTCGTTGCCAGCGCCGGCTCCGGTCGGACCGGCACAGATTCATCTGAACTTCTCGGGCAAGCTGACGGAAGGATTGCGCGGCTTGTATCTCAGCAAAGGTGCTCATCGACAATACGCCGTCACTCAGTTCGAAGGCACGTACGCACGAATGATGTTTCCCTGCTTCGACGAACCGTCCTTCAAGGCCGCCTTCGATCTCACCGTAATGGCCGATAAGGGCGACTCTGCCATTTCAAATGGCAGCATCGCGAAAGACGAGCCGGCAGGTGACAACCGCCACAGGATCACCTTCTCCACTTCGCCAAAAATGTCCACTTATTTAGTGGCGCTGGCGATTGGTGATTGGCAGTGCCTTTCTCGCAGGGTCGACGGTGTCTCCATTCGGGTGTGCGCTGAGCCTGACAAGACGCAATACGCAGCCTTCGGGCTCGATGTAGCCGCACATTCGATTGAGTTCTATAACCACTGGTACGGCATGAAGTACCCCTTTGGGAAACTTGATATGGTCGCCATTCCCGATTACGAGTGGGGTGGGATGGAGAATACGGCGTCGATCTTCTATCGCGATACGGCGCTCCTGTTGGGCGGGAACAACGCATCTGTATTCCGCAGGCGCGGGCAAGCGGTGACGATCGCTCACGAAATTGCTCATCAGTGGTTTGGCGATCTAGTTACGGCCGCGTGGTGGGACGACATCTGGCTCAACGAAGGCTTTGCCACGTGGATGTCGCGAAAACCGATTGAGGCTTGGCATCCAGAGTGGCATCTCGAGGACGATGCGGCGGAAGAGGCTCAGCAGATTATCGGCGTTGATTCCCTGACCACGGCCCGCGCGATTCATGGAAATCCCAGCACCTCCTCCGAGATCAAAGAGATGTTCGACGGCATCACTTATGAAAAAGGCGCCGCGGTACTGCGCATGCTCGAGTCCTATATCGGCCCTGAGACATTCCGAGAAGGGGTGAATGCGTATCTCGCGGCGCACGTTAACGGGAACGCTACTTCGGCAGATTTCTGGCAGGCTGAAGCTCAGGCTTCGGGAAAGCCGATCGACAAAATCATGGCGACGTTTGTCCTGCAACCCGGAGTTCCGTTGCTGAGTCTGTCGACTTCCTGCAACAACGGTTCCGACACACTCGAGCTGAAGCAGCAGCGATTTTTCGTTTCTCCTGAGCGACTAGAGGCGGCAAGCAACGAAACCTGGCAGATGCCGGTATGCACGAAGTCGAACAAGGACGCAGGTGGTACGTGCTCGCTGATGACTCAACCCCAACAAGCTGTTCCGTCCTCGAGCTGCGCAGATTGGGTATTCGGAAATCGCGACGCCAAGGGCTACTACCGCGTCGCGTATGCGCCCCGGGATCTGAAGAAAGTAGCTGACGCTGCCGAGCAACGACTTAATGTGCCGGAACGCATTGCGTTAGTGGAGGACACATGGGCTCTTGCTCGTGCGGGCAAGACGTCAGTCGCAGCTTTCCTGGACCTCGCAAAGCAATTGCGTAGTGATGAGAATCGGCACGTAGTCGCATCCTTGACGAGGCATCTGGAATATGTCGGCGATTCGCTTGTGCCAAGCAGTCAGGAAATTTCGTATAAAGCTGTCGTCCGCGCACAGTTTGCCCCACTAGCGAAGACGCTTGGATGGAGTGCTCGCCCGAGCGACACGGATGAACAGAAGGTGTTGCGGGCGAACTTGCTCGCTACGCTCGGTTCAGCGGCAGATCCGGATGCGGTCGCCGCCGCCCGCAAAATCGTGGACGAGTACATGCAGAACCCCGCTTCGGTGGATGGGACTATCAGTGGTAACGCCTTTGCTGTAGCAGCGGAAAATGGTGACTCAGCTTCCTATGATCAGCTATCAAGCGCGCTTGCAAAAGCGAAGACCAGCGACGAGTACAACCACTATCTCTATGCCTTGGCGGCTTTCAGAGATCCCAACCTGTCTCAGCGCACGGTTGCCCTCGTAGATCAAGGAAAAGTGCGACAACAGGAATATCCGCGCTTCTTTGGCGCTCTGCTTTCAAATCCAGCCGCTCGAGAGGCAGCATGGAAGTATCTGAAAGATCATTGGGACAGCATGGCACAGAAAGTGACCTCGTTCGGTGGAGCAGGCGCGGTTTCAGCTTTGGGAAATAGCTGCTCTGCGGAAATGAGCGAAGACGTGAAGCAATTTTTCGCGAATCATCCCGCGCCAGGCGCACAGCGGGCTGTCCAGCAAAGTGTGGAGCAAATCGACGGTTGCATTGATTTCCAGCGGCGACAGAGCGGGAACTTTCAGAATTGGCTAAGAAATAGGTCCTGA
- a CDS encoding acyl-CoA dehydrogenase, protein MPPFKFKGVDFIEFDSLLSDDERLVRDNTRKFIEDNLIPIIEACNREGRFPRELVKPMGEMGLFGASLKGYGCAGMSNVEYGLVMQELECGDSGVRSFVSVQSALVMYPIYAFGSEEQKQQWLPKLATGEKLGCFGLTEPDFGSNPGGMRTRAVRQGNEYVLNGEKMWITSGSIADVAVIWAKSEEHGGEVRGFLVETNRPGFSARDVHGKWSLRASVTSGLSLQDVRVPTCNLLPQSDGLKAPLMCLNQARYGIAWGAVGAAMSCYDTALQYSLLRKQFRDQPIASHQLVQEKLAWMISEITKAQLLVLQVGRLKDCDKVQHQHISMAKRNNVWMALESARMARDILGANGIADDYPIMRHMMNLESVKTYEGTHDIHTLIIGANVTGIDAF, encoded by the coding sequence ATGCCCCCCTTCAAGTTCAAAGGCGTTGACTTCATCGAGTTCGATTCGCTCCTTTCCGACGACGAGCGCCTGGTGCGCGATAACACGCGCAAATTCATCGAAGACAACCTGATCCCGATCATCGAGGCATGCAATCGCGAAGGACGCTTTCCGCGCGAATTAGTAAAGCCAATGGGCGAGATGGGACTCTTCGGCGCCAGCCTCAAGGGATATGGATGCGCCGGAATGTCGAACGTGGAGTACGGGCTCGTAATGCAGGAGCTGGAGTGTGGCGACAGCGGAGTGCGGTCTTTTGTGAGCGTGCAGTCTGCGCTGGTGATGTATCCCATCTATGCGTTCGGCAGCGAGGAGCAGAAGCAGCAATGGCTGCCGAAGCTCGCGACTGGAGAAAAGCTTGGCTGCTTCGGGCTTACCGAACCCGACTTCGGCTCGAACCCCGGCGGCATGCGCACGCGTGCAGTGCGCCAGGGGAATGAGTACGTTCTCAACGGCGAGAAGATGTGGATCACCTCCGGCTCGATTGCCGATGTTGCCGTCATCTGGGCGAAGAGCGAAGAGCATGGCGGCGAGGTCCGCGGATTCCTCGTCGAAACGAATCGGCCGGGCTTCTCAGCGCGGGATGTTCATGGCAAGTGGTCGCTGCGGGCATCCGTCACTTCTGGTTTGTCGCTGCAAGATGTTCGCGTCCCTACGTGCAATTTGCTGCCGCAGTCTGACGGCCTGAAGGCGCCGCTGATGTGTCTGAATCAAGCACGTTATGGGATTGCATGGGGAGCCGTGGGCGCGGCTATGTCGTGTTACGACACTGCGCTGCAATATTCACTTCTACGAAAGCAGTTCCGCGATCAGCCCATTGCCTCGCATCAGCTTGTACAGGAGAAGCTCGCGTGGATGATCTCCGAGATTACCAAGGCACAGCTTCTCGTTCTGCAAGTCGGCCGCCTGAAGGACTGTGACAAAGTTCAGCATCAGCACATCTCAATGGCCAAGCGAAACAACGTCTGGATGGCGCTCGAGAGCGCACGCATGGCCCGAGACATTCTCGGAGCGAACGGCATCGCTGACGACTATCCGATCATGCGCCATATGATGAACCTCGAATCAGTGAAGACTTACGAAGGTACTCACGACATCCACACGCTTATCATTGGAGCGAACGTTACCGGGATTGACGCGTTCTAA
- the gcvT gene encoding glycine cleavage system aminomethyltransferase GcvT translates to MSPTAEVNTGLRKTALNAVHRKMGAKMVDFGGWDMPVEYSGLIAEHMAVRTGVGVFDVSHMGDMLIRGPLLYPEGTFVDDVIVHKLGDNDYLLVINAGTREKDVNWVRQNVREFRCHADNLSDYYTQLAIQGPKAVDVLRKLTNVDLTPVKNYWFTYGTVCGLPNTMIARTGYTGEDGFEIYIPSDEPTSERVWYEVLGAGREFGILPSGLGARNTLRLEAKMALYGHEISDTINVWEADLGRYCKTEKGNFIGRDALEKAKNEGLKRILAGLEMIERGIGRDGYKIYSESGEQIGEITSGSPAPFLKKNIALAYVPLQYSQVGTVVLVEVRSQKVKAQVVPTPFYKRAKKEK, encoded by the coding sequence TTGAGTCCTACCGCCGAAGTGAATACCGGACTGCGCAAGACTGCCTTGAATGCTGTCCATCGCAAGATGGGCGCCAAGATGGTCGATTTTGGCGGCTGGGACATGCCGGTCGAGTACTCCGGACTTATCGCCGAGCACATGGCGGTCCGCACTGGAGTGGGAGTCTTCGACGTCAGCCATATGGGCGACATGCTTATCCGCGGACCGCTGCTATATCCCGAGGGAACATTTGTTGACGATGTAATCGTTCACAAACTCGGCGACAACGACTACTTGCTGGTCATCAACGCGGGCACGAGAGAAAAAGACGTGAACTGGGTGCGCCAGAACGTCCGCGAATTCCGCTGCCACGCCGATAACCTGAGCGACTACTACACGCAGCTCGCGATTCAGGGTCCCAAAGCTGTTGATGTCCTGCGTAAGCTCACGAATGTAGACCTCACGCCCGTCAAGAATTACTGGTTCACCTACGGCACGGTCTGCGGACTGCCCAACACGATGATTGCCCGCACGGGCTACACCGGGGAAGACGGATTCGAGATCTACATTCCTTCCGACGAGCCGACGAGCGAGCGCGTCTGGTACGAGGTGCTGGGAGCGGGCAGAGAGTTCGGAATCCTGCCCTCTGGTCTTGGCGCGCGCAACACTCTCCGCCTCGAAGCAAAGATGGCGCTTTATGGTCACGAAATCTCCGACACGATTAACGTCTGGGAAGCTGACCTGGGACGCTACTGCAAAACGGAGAAAGGCAATTTCATCGGACGCGATGCGCTGGAGAAAGCCAAGAATGAAGGGCTGAAGAGGATTCTCGCCGGCCTGGAAATGATCGAACGTGGAATCGGTCGCGACGGCTACAAGATTTATAGCGAGTCAGGCGAACAGATCGGAGAAATCACCAGCGGATCGCCCGCACCGTTCCTCAAGAAGAACATCGCGCTGGCTTACGTTCCTCTGCAGTATTCCCAAGTTGGAACCGTAGTCCTGGTCGAAGTCCGCAGCCAGAAAGTAAAGGCACAGGTGGTTCCGACTCCCTTCTATAAACGTGCCAAGAAAGAGAAATAA